The Vibrio chagasii genome includes a region encoding these proteins:
- a CDS encoding AraC family transcriptional regulator: MLTRQIDSRTGVVTSNKMMVANPNSPALVKTIDMPKGYIDAMHQHTWHQVIFPLKGLLQTQTEHYQHLVPHTSALFVPAGISHESIALSHTTFVGIYLNPAFGTKYEPEVRTIALTPFLNELLQEIRRQCEGLVSDEEVSRLLSVLHDQIMKDNVQTFQLLLPQDRRLKLIFEALTDEPNLDLSLKAWGEKVGASERTLSRLFSKEFNTSFQLWRQQIRLIYSLSLLDEDNSIQSIADQVGYQNDSSYIKAFKATFDVTPQQFRLNSKRR; encoded by the coding sequence ATGCTAACCCGCCAAATCGATTCTCGTACTGGAGTGGTCACCTCCAACAAGATGATGGTCGCCAATCCGAACTCGCCCGCGCTCGTTAAGACTATCGACATGCCGAAAGGTTACATCGATGCGATGCATCAACACACATGGCATCAAGTGATCTTTCCACTCAAAGGTTTGCTACAAACTCAAACAGAACACTATCAACACCTTGTGCCGCACACATCAGCTTTATTTGTACCTGCCGGTATTTCACATGAATCTATTGCATTGAGTCATACCACGTTTGTTGGCATTTACCTTAACCCAGCCTTTGGAACTAAGTATGAGCCCGAGGTTCGAACCATTGCACTTACTCCCTTTCTAAACGAGCTATTACAAGAAATTCGCAGACAGTGTGAAGGATTGGTGAGCGATGAAGAAGTGTCTCGCCTACTGTCCGTATTGCACGACCAAATAATGAAAGACAACGTACAGACATTTCAGTTGTTATTGCCACAAGACAGGCGTTTGAAGTTGATATTTGAAGCCCTCACTGATGAGCCAAATTTAGATTTGTCGCTCAAAGCGTGGGGAGAAAAAGTAGGCGCATCCGAGCGAACCTTGTCGCGTTTATTTTCAAAGGAGTTCAACACCTCATTCCAGCTGTGGCGTCAACAAATACGACTGATTTACTCCTTATCCCTGCTAGACGAAGATAACTCGATACAAAGCATTGCTGATCAAGTGGGTTATCAAAACGATTCCTCTTACATCAAAGCCTTCAAAGCGACTTTTGATGTCACGCCACAGCAGTTTCGTTTGAACAGTAAAAGAAGATAG
- a CDS encoding MOSC domain-containing protein, whose protein sequence is MKKLGVVNNVLVGKTVAFAHGAKSAINKQVLLDRQHATELGFTNDEQGDPRFHGGIQKALHIYPSEHYPVWQQELGDKGVFQSAGAFGENISSSGVTEQSICLKDKIRIGSTLLEVSQGRMPCWKLNVRFDQHDMAKRLQDTLRTGWYFRVLEEGEIGAGDEIILCERPYPDWSLARIMGAVFTGSLDKDLLSQMTALPLVESWGALVARRLETGKVEDWEMRLVGPTAV, encoded by the coding sequence ATGAAGAAGTTAGGCGTGGTAAACAATGTATTGGTAGGCAAAACAGTCGCTTTCGCACATGGTGCAAAAAGTGCCATCAACAAGCAAGTATTGTTGGATCGTCAACACGCAACGGAGCTGGGTTTTACCAATGATGAGCAAGGTGATCCGCGTTTCCATGGCGGCATTCAGAAAGCCCTTCATATCTACCCAAGCGAACATTACCCAGTTTGGCAACAGGAGTTGGGCGACAAAGGTGTTTTTCAATCAGCTGGCGCGTTTGGAGAGAACATCAGCTCAAGCGGCGTGACCGAACAATCGATTTGCTTAAAAGATAAAATCCGTATTGGGTCTACTTTGTTGGAAGTATCGCAAGGGCGTATGCCTTGTTGGAAGCTCAATGTGCGTTTTGACCAACACGATATGGCAAAAAGGCTGCAAGACACACTCAGAACCGGTTGGTATTTCCGAGTGTTAGAAGAGGGCGAGATCGGTGCAGGTGATGAGATTATACTGTGCGAGCGTCCTTATCCTGACTGGTCGCTTGCTCGTATCATGGGTGCCGTTTTTACCGGTAGCTTAGATAAAGACTTATTAAGCCAAATGACGGCATTGCCATTGGTTGAGTCTTGGGGAGCGCTTGTTGCTCGTCGCCTCGAAACGGGCAAAGTCGAAGATTGGGAAATGCGCTTGGTTGGACCGACAGCGGTATAA
- a CDS encoding 3'-5' exonuclease: MNKLFRSPAVDWPFKFAQKLERAQDERLKQFYNQPLPAPDTPLSEVMFLALDFETTGLNPSKDGIITIGLVPFTLNRIYLRQARHWTLRPRQKLEEESVVIHGITHNDIIDAPDLDEVLDEVLQAMAGHIPVVHYRRIERDFLNNALKVRLNEGIEFPVLDTLEIESQIQNKLAGGLWNKLKGKKPGSVRLGQSRRRYHLPDYTPHHALTDAIATAELLQAQVAHHFSPDMPLKSFWL, translated from the coding sequence ATGAACAAACTATTCAGATCACCAGCGGTCGATTGGCCATTTAAGTTTGCTCAAAAGCTTGAACGTGCCCAGGATGAACGCTTAAAACAGTTCTACAACCAACCGCTTCCTGCGCCTGACACACCACTCTCAGAGGTGATGTTCTTAGCATTGGATTTCGAAACAACCGGTTTGAACCCTTCCAAAGACGGGATCATCACCATAGGTTTGGTGCCATTTACTCTTAACCGAATCTACCTTCGACAAGCAAGGCACTGGACACTGCGTCCGAGGCAGAAGCTAGAGGAAGAATCAGTGGTAATCCACGGCATTACCCACAATGACATCATCGATGCACCAGATCTTGATGAAGTGTTGGATGAAGTATTACAAGCGATGGCTGGCCATATTCCCGTTGTTCACTACCGCCGTATTGAGCGAGATTTCTTAAACAACGCATTGAAAGTGCGATTGAATGAAGGCATCGAGTTTCCGGTGCTGGACACGTTAGAGATTGAGTCTCAGATCCAGAACAAACTGGCTGGCGGCCTATGGAATAAATTAAAAGGTAAGAAGCCTGGTTCGGTTCGACTAGGGCAAAGCCGTCGTCGATACCACCTACCCGACTACACGCCACATCATGCACTTACTGATGCGATTGCAACCGCAGAGTTGCTTCAAGCACAGGTTGCTCATCACTTTTCGCCTGATATGCCGCTGAAGAGTTTCTGGTTGTAA
- a CDS encoding DUF294 nucleotidyltransferase-like domain-containing protein: MDAELLEIQNFLAQYPPFNELPEEMLTKVTSSVEISYYRQDTPIIHFGDQIHDLYMVRSGEVEVYRRKGELYNRLDEGHLFGQMGLLTNNKVRFPVKATEDTLLYCIPEPIFQELYDNYDSFADFVEVEDNARLRQANSSNNDANDLTTSKVKTLLTSEAPMIEKTRTIQQAATMMAEENVSSLLIIDPDIVEDDEDDSTPVIGIITDRDLCTRVLAEGLDPSDEVSSVMTPEVISLDHNAYVYEAMMTMLRYNVHHLPVLKDKKPIGIIEATDIVRYESQNSLLLVSSIFQQQSIEDLKVLSEQVKDSFVRLVNEDANAHMVGTAMSVIGRSFKQRIIELAEEQLGKSPIPYCFLALGSMGRDEQLLVTDQDNAIILDDTYDEAKHGKYFEALSKFICDGLDQCGYVYCTGDIMATNPTWRMTRREWEECFADWIDDPNPKALLNASIFFDLDGVYGRLKWAEQLNSFIVRRARKNNRFLACLARNALNRTPPLGFFKDFVMEKDGRHNNSINLKRRGTAPLADLIRVHSLAVGSRSKNSFERLDDIIDAGILPKGRAQDLKDAMEFISLVRIRHQAHDVDNNVEPDNNIEPENLSDFERRNLKDAFQILSNAQNFLKFRYQASNKFK; encoded by the coding sequence ATGGATGCTGAGTTATTAGAGATTCAAAACTTTCTGGCACAATACCCCCCTTTCAATGAGCTCCCAGAGGAGATGTTGACGAAAGTGACCAGTAGCGTGGAAATTTCTTATTACCGCCAAGACACACCTATCATTCACTTTGGTGATCAAATTCATGACCTGTATATGGTTCGAAGCGGCGAAGTCGAAGTCTATCGTCGTAAAGGCGAGCTGTATAACCGCCTTGATGAAGGCCATCTGTTTGGTCAAATGGGCCTGCTCACCAATAACAAGGTGCGCTTCCCAGTAAAAGCGACCGAAGACACCCTGCTCTACTGCATTCCTGAGCCTATTTTCCAAGAACTCTACGATAACTACGACTCTTTTGCCGATTTCGTAGAGGTTGAGGATAACGCGCGCTTACGTCAGGCAAACTCAAGTAATAACGATGCCAACGACCTCACGACATCTAAAGTGAAAACGCTGCTGACCAGTGAAGCGCCGATGATTGAGAAAACGCGCACCATTCAACAAGCGGCCACCATGATGGCGGAAGAGAATGTCTCTTCCTTGCTGATCATCGACCCTGACATCGTTGAAGATGATGAAGACGACTCAACGCCCGTTATCGGTATTATTACCGACCGAGATTTGTGTACTCGCGTACTGGCAGAAGGTCTCGATCCATCCGATGAAGTCTCTAGTGTGATGACACCTGAGGTTATCTCTCTTGACCACAATGCCTATGTATACGAAGCCATGATGACCATGCTTCGCTACAACGTGCACCACTTACCTGTCCTGAAAGATAAGAAGCCAATCGGTATTATCGAAGCGACCGACATCGTCCGTTACGAATCTCAAAACTCGCTGCTCTTAGTAAGTAGTATCTTCCAGCAACAAAGCATCGAAGATCTCAAAGTGCTCTCTGAGCAAGTGAAAGACAGCTTTGTACGTCTCGTTAACGAAGATGCCAATGCTCACATGGTTGGCACCGCAATGTCGGTAATTGGTCGTAGCTTTAAGCAGCGTATTATCGAACTCGCCGAAGAACAGTTAGGCAAATCTCCAATTCCATATTGTTTCCTAGCATTAGGCTCCATGGGGCGTGATGAACAGCTGCTGGTGACAGACCAAGATAACGCCATCATTCTTGATGACACCTATGACGAAGCAAAACACGGCAAGTACTTTGAAGCGCTCTCAAAATTCATTTGTGACGGCTTAGACCAATGTGGTTACGTGTATTGTACAGGTGACATCATGGCGACTAACCCAACTTGGCGCATGACACGCAGAGAATGGGAAGAGTGCTTCGCCGACTGGATTGATGATCCAAACCCGAAAGCGCTATTGAACGCATCGATCTTCTTCGACCTAGATGGTGTTTATGGCCGCCTGAAATGGGCAGAGCAACTAAACAGCTTTATCGTAAGACGTGCACGTAAGAACAACCGCTTCCTAGCATGTCTGGCACGTAATGCGCTCAACCGTACTCCGCCACTTGGTTTCTTTAAAGACTTCGTAATGGAGAAAGATGGTCGTCATAACAACTCCATCAACCTCAAACGACGTGGTACGGCTCCTCTCGCCGATTTGATTCGTGTCCACTCGCTAGCGGTGGGCTCTCGCTCTAAAAACTCATTTGAGCGCTTAGACGACATTATCGACGCAGGTATTTTGCCAAAAGGCAGAGCACAAGATCTTAAGGACGCAATGGAGTTCATCTCTCTGGTGCGCATTCGCCACCAAGCGCACGATGTTGATAACAATGTTGAGCCGGATAACAACATCGAACCGGAAAACCTGTCTGATTTTGAACGTCGTAACCTTAAGGATGCGTTCCAAATCTTAAGTAATGCGCAAAACTTCCTTAAGTTCCGTTACCAAGCCAGTAACAAGTTTAAGTAG
- a CDS encoding outer membrane beta-barrel protein, which yields MSKWKLSFVSAVFMFSPSLWADTHSVDILDYDHVYATAHSGSLNEDAGGNNNASAFGLGISYTMTDDWLLLGDYSARFIHPDESTTRIDTLMAGAGYRYSIKKDLDIVASYLLGVTKGEVELNGTNETLESDTEFVQGVKAELNYGFAKRWIANGSVQLNRSDLFDEEIYHLGLRYLVTNKFAIGGSYQHRDGEGSTGVSERTNELGVEFFLEY from the coding sequence ATGTCGAAGTGGAAGCTTAGTTTTGTATCTGCAGTTTTTATGTTTTCTCCAAGTTTGTGGGCAGACACTCACAGTGTGGATATTCTTGATTACGACCACGTTTATGCAACGGCGCATTCAGGCAGTTTAAACGAAGATGCTGGGGGCAATAATAATGCATCGGCGTTTGGATTAGGTATTAGCTACACCATGACAGATGATTGGTTACTGCTTGGTGATTATAGCGCGCGTTTCATCCACCCTGACGAGAGTACTACTCGTATTGATACACTAATGGCTGGTGCGGGTTATCGTTATAGCATCAAGAAAGACTTGGATATTGTCGCTTCTTATTTGCTTGGTGTGACTAAAGGGGAAGTTGAGCTGAATGGCACCAACGAGACCTTAGAGTCGGACACTGAATTTGTCCAAGGTGTTAAGGCCGAGCTTAACTATGGCTTTGCTAAACGTTGGATTGCGAACGGTAGCGTGCAACTTAACCGCAGCGATTTATTCGATGAAGAGATTTACCACCTAGGTTTACGTTATTTAGTGACCAACAAGTTTGCGATTGGTGGCTCATACCAACATAGAGATGGTGAGGGGAGCACAGGCGTAAGTGAGAGGACGAATGAGTTAGGTGTCGAGTTCTTCCTCGAGTACTAA
- a CDS encoding amino acid aminotransferase, with protein sequence MFEKVLAAPADPILGLTEEFKNDSRAEKINLGVGIYKNEDGQTPVLKTVKKAEAALLENEKTKSYLTIEGTAEYGLAVQKLLFGSDAEIVNSQRAKTAQAPGGTGALRVAGEFIKRQLGDVKIWISNPTWANHNGVFAAAGIETAQYSYYNAETKDKDFAGMVADLEKASEGDIVLLHGCCHNPTGIDPTAEEWEVLAKLVAEKKLLPLFDFAYQGFAKGVEEDAAGLRTFAKYNKEILVASSFSKNFGLYNERVGAFTLVAESADVATTAFSQVKSIIRSIYSNPPAHGSAVVTHILGDAGLRAEWEAEVAEMRDRIQEMRELFVATLKSEGVDADFTFIERQNGMFSFSGLSKEQVNRLKDEFAIYIVGSGRISVAGMTKSNMGPLCKGIAAVL encoded by the coding sequence ATGTTTGAAAAAGTGTTAGCTGCGCCTGCCGACCCTATCCTCGGCCTTACTGAAGAGTTTAAAAACGACTCTCGTGCAGAGAAAATCAACCTTGGTGTTGGCATCTACAAAAATGAAGATGGTCAAACGCCAGTACTTAAAACAGTAAAGAAAGCAGAAGCTGCACTTCTTGAAAACGAAAAAACCAAATCTTACCTAACGATTGAAGGTACAGCTGAATACGGCCTAGCAGTACAGAAGCTACTTTTCGGTTCAGATGCAGAAATCGTAAATTCTCAACGCGCTAAAACAGCACAAGCTCCGGGTGGTACTGGTGCTCTACGTGTTGCAGGTGAATTCATTAAGCGCCAACTTGGCGATGTGAAGATCTGGATCAGCAACCCAACTTGGGCTAACCACAACGGCGTATTCGCTGCTGCGGGTATCGAAACAGCTCAGTACAGCTACTACAACGCTGAAACAAAAGACAAAGACTTCGCTGGTATGGTTGCTGACCTAGAGAAAGCATCTGAAGGTGATATCGTTCTTCTTCACGGCTGCTGTCACAACCCAACAGGTATTGACCCAACAGCTGAAGAGTGGGAAGTACTGGCTAAGCTCGTTGCTGAGAAGAAGCTTCTTCCACTATTCGACTTTGCTTACCAAGGTTTTGCAAAAGGCGTTGAAGAAGATGCTGCTGGCCTTCGCACTTTCGCTAAATACAACAAAGAGATTCTAGTCGCGAGCTCGTTCTCTAAGAACTTCGGTCTGTACAATGAGCGTGTTGGTGCATTCACTTTGGTTGCTGAGTCTGCAGACGTAGCAACAACAGCATTCTCTCAAGTTAAGAGCATCATTCGCTCTATCTACTCTAACCCACCAGCGCACGGTAGTGCTGTCGTAACTCACATCCTTGGCGATGCTGGTCTACGTGCTGAATGGGAAGCGGAAGTCGCTGAAATGCGTGACCGTATTCAAGAGATGCGCGAACTGTTCGTTGCAACACTGAAATCTGAAGGTGTTGATGCAGACTTCACGTTCATCGAGCGCCAAAACGGCATGTTCTCTTTCTCTGGTTTGAGCAAAGAGCAAGTAAACCGCCTAAAAGACGAATTCGCAATCTACATTGTTGGCTCTGGCCGCATCAGCGTAGCGGGCATGACTAAGTCAAACATGGGCCCTCTATGTAAAGGTATCGCTGCGGTTCTTTAA
- a CDS encoding HD-GYP domain-containing protein — protein sequence MDISNYNKSLTTQLYAIAGVLFGTYGSRVCPMLESLSTLEIFTHVSIVFVLVWFVRHFLFANHALVKQGRFAQLDTFLFFAASIPFALYYNLSYEFTVDSNLKVLFGMSLFGFFTGTILQLSAKLKQMDDMEATGTYDFQLVGERSSLVKQMIGLVMVLLVTLTSMLTMIAVKDIFWLEHNPARLLDGTGKISVIKEFIYLALVLGGYAIVIMTLWSKLIKRILLSQECALNKVTNGEQGVRLPIFGYNELGSMASMTNTMIDSLETAQNEVKTTRDVAIVSLSALAESRDNETGAHILRTQEYVKVLAQELSKSETHSALLTPNYIELLYKSAPLHDVGKVGVPDSVLLKPGKLTDEEFEIMKGHPAIGAEALSIAEKQLGSSSFLRVAKEISLTHHEKWNGSGYPNQLSGEDIPLSGRLMALADVYDALISKRVYKPAFTHQQAKAIILEGAGSHFDPQVVQAFLAVEGLFVEIAATYKDGKDEENERERESLITSTA from the coding sequence ATGGATATTTCTAACTATAATAAATCGCTAACGACCCAGTTATACGCTATCGCCGGGGTGCTCTTTGGCACTTATGGTAGCCGAGTGTGTCCGATGCTTGAGAGCCTATCCACACTTGAGATTTTCACTCACGTCAGCATCGTTTTTGTCTTGGTTTGGTTTGTTCGTCACTTTTTATTCGCCAATCATGCTTTGGTTAAGCAAGGCAGGTTTGCTCAGCTTGATACCTTTCTGTTCTTCGCAGCGAGTATCCCATTCGCACTTTATTACAACCTCAGCTACGAGTTCACCGTAGACAGTAATCTAAAAGTCTTATTTGGAATGAGCTTATTTGGCTTCTTTACCGGCACCATTCTCCAGCTAAGCGCCAAACTAAAGCAAATGGACGATATGGAAGCCACTGGGACGTATGATTTTCAGCTGGTCGGTGAAAGAAGCTCGCTAGTTAAACAGATGATTGGTTTGGTGATGGTACTTCTTGTCACACTGACGAGCATGCTAACCATGATTGCAGTCAAAGACATCTTTTGGCTGGAACACAATCCAGCCCGCCTGCTCGATGGCACAGGCAAGATCAGCGTAATCAAAGAATTCATCTATTTAGCACTTGTATTAGGCGGCTACGCTATTGTCATCATGACACTGTGGAGCAAGCTGATTAAGCGTATTTTGCTTAGCCAAGAGTGCGCATTAAACAAGGTGACAAATGGAGAGCAAGGTGTCCGCCTGCCTATTTTCGGCTATAACGAACTTGGCTCAATGGCATCAATGACCAACACCATGATCGATAGCTTGGAAACAGCGCAAAACGAAGTGAAAACCACACGCGATGTCGCGATTGTCAGTCTATCTGCACTTGCCGAATCGAGAGATAATGAGACAGGCGCGCATATCCTTAGAACTCAAGAATACGTTAAGGTACTCGCACAAGAGCTTAGTAAATCTGAAACCCATTCAGCCTTGTTAACTCCAAACTATATCGAACTGCTTTATAAGTCTGCGCCACTGCATGATGTTGGCAAGGTAGGCGTTCCTGATAGCGTGCTGTTAAAACCGGGAAAATTGACCGACGAAGAGTTTGAAATCATGAAGGGGCACCCTGCTATTGGCGCTGAAGCCTTATCTATCGCTGAAAAGCAGCTCGGAAGCAGTTCTTTCTTAAGAGTCGCGAAAGAGATTTCCCTGACTCACCACGAGAAATGGAATGGCAGCGGCTATCCAAATCAATTGTCTGGCGAAGACATCCCTTTATCTGGTCGTTTAATGGCATTAGCCGATGTTTATGACGCATTAATCTCTAAACGAGTCTATAAGCCAGCATTTACACATCAACAAGCCAAAGCGATCATTTTAGAAGGTGCAGGTTCTCATTTCGATCCGCAAGTTGTTCAAGCCTTTTTAGCCGTCGAAGGCCTTTTTGTTGAAATAGCGGCCACTTACAAAGATGGAAAAGACGAAGAAAACGAACGGGAGAGAGAAAGCCTTATTACTTCCACCGCATAA
- a CDS encoding aminotransferase-like domain-containing protein has translation MARYEELAKEIRTQIANNTWRSGEKIPSVRMSCRNYNVSNSTVLQAYQLLESEGWIIAKPQSGYFVAPKVDGIDYEAPIAREKKAINDRLFDFLKSSSAEGVIPFGSAFPDPDLFPLPTLTRNLASAGRKMTGASVINNLPPGSESLRRQIAQRYLQQGITVNHQDIVITSGAMEALNLSLQTVTQSGDYVVIESPAFYGALQAVERLGLKPIEVDVCPVNGLDIEQFESVLKNHNVKACWLMTTFQNPTGTSLSDEAKRRVVEIAEQHNTYIIEDDVYGDLYYEGHKPKPLKAFDKTDSVLLCGSYSKSLCPGYRVGWVVNTRFNDAIQKLQLLSTLSSSAPVQLGVAHFLTHESYDNHLRKLRKNLLQRKARFLEVIKQYFPHSIQLEEPAGGYFIWIRFTAGFDSQQFHQLAIAQGISVASGDLFSEQGSVDNAIRLNFSYELTQEREQALKLLGKLAHQLAN, from the coding sequence ATGGCGCGTTATGAAGAGCTTGCAAAGGAAATTCGGACTCAGATCGCTAATAATACGTGGCGTTCAGGGGAGAAGATCCCTTCTGTACGCATGAGTTGTCGTAACTATAACGTCAGTAATAGTACTGTTTTACAAGCCTATCAGTTGTTAGAAAGTGAAGGTTGGATCATTGCCAAGCCTCAGTCTGGCTACTTTGTCGCCCCTAAGGTCGACGGCATTGACTACGAAGCGCCAATAGCACGAGAGAAGAAGGCGATAAATGATCGCTTGTTCGATTTCTTAAAGTCCAGCTCAGCAGAAGGCGTCATTCCTTTTGGCTCCGCTTTTCCTGACCCAGACCTTTTTCCTTTACCTACCTTAACTCGTAATCTAGCCAGCGCCGGCAGGAAGATGACGGGTGCCAGTGTCATTAACAATCTACCACCTGGAAGTGAATCTTTAAGAAGGCAGATAGCACAGCGTTATCTACAGCAAGGAATTACGGTTAACCATCAAGATATTGTGATTACTTCGGGTGCGATGGAAGCTCTGAACTTGAGCCTGCAAACCGTGACTCAATCTGGCGACTATGTTGTGATTGAATCGCCGGCATTTTATGGCGCTTTGCAAGCGGTAGAGAGGTTAGGGCTCAAACCGATAGAAGTGGATGTTTGCCCAGTCAACGGATTGGATATTGAACAGTTTGAAAGCGTGCTGAAGAACCATAATGTGAAAGCATGTTGGCTGATGACGACTTTTCAAAATCCGACAGGCACAAGCCTATCAGACGAAGCAAAACGCCGCGTTGTAGAGATAGCAGAGCAGCACAATACCTACATTATTGAAGATGACGTTTATGGTGATCTTTACTATGAAGGACACAAGCCTAAGCCCCTGAAGGCGTTTGATAAAACGGATTCGGTTTTGCTGTGTGGTTCTTATTCAAAAAGTCTTTGCCCTGGCTACCGCGTGGGTTGGGTGGTCAACACTCGCTTCAACGATGCGATTCAGAAGTTGCAACTGCTATCCACGCTCTCTAGTAGTGCGCCGGTTCAGCTTGGTGTCGCACATTTTTTAACTCATGAAAGCTACGATAATCATCTGCGTAAATTACGTAAGAATCTCTTGCAGAGAAAAGCACGCTTTTTAGAGGTCATCAAACAATATTTTCCACATTCTATTCAGCTTGAAGAACCCGCTGGTGGCTATTTTATTTGGATACGTTTCACTGCTGGTTTCGATAGCCAGCAGTTTCATCAACTAGCGATCGCACAGGGGATAAGTGTCGCATCGGGTGATTTGTTTAGTGAGCAGGGTAGTGTGGATAACGCTATTCGACTGAACTTCTCTTATGAACTGACTCAAGAAAGAGAGCAAGCCCTGAAACTGCTTGGAAAACTCGCACATCAGTTAGCGAATTAA
- the asnS gene encoding asparagine--tRNA ligase has protein sequence MTYAPVKDVLGGKLAVDSEVTVRGWIRSRRDSKAGISFLAIYDGSCFDPIQAVVPNNLNNYENEVLKLTTGCSVEVTGKIVESPAKGQDFELAATEVKVVGWVEDAETYPMAKTRHSIEYLREVAHLRPRTNVIGAVARVRNCLSQAIHRFYHEQGYFWVSAPLITASDAEGAGEMFRVSTLDMENLPRTEKGDVDYNEDFFGKETFLTVSGQLNGEAYACALSKVYTFGPTFRAENSNTSRHLAEFWMVEPEVAFADLEDIAKLSEDMLKFVFKAVLEECRDDLEFFAQRIDKEAITRLEQFVTSDFAQVDYTDAIQILLDSGREFEFPVEWGIDMSSEHERFLAEEHFKAPVIVKNYPKDIKAFYMRANDDGKTVAAMDVLAPGIGEIIGGSQREERLDILDERMREVGIDPEHMNWYRDLRKYGTVPHAGFGLGFERLVSYVTGMGNVRDVIPFPRTPRSANF, from the coding sequence TAGACAGTGAAGTAACTGTTCGCGGCTGGATCCGTTCACGTCGTGATTCCAAAGCTGGAATCTCTTTCCTTGCCATTTATGACGGCTCTTGTTTCGACCCGATTCAGGCCGTGGTCCCTAATAATCTTAATAATTACGAAAACGAAGTACTAAAGCTAACGACTGGCTGCTCTGTTGAAGTAACAGGTAAGATTGTTGAGTCTCCAGCGAAAGGTCAAGATTTTGAGCTTGCTGCAACTGAAGTTAAAGTTGTTGGTTGGGTTGAAGACGCAGAAACATACCCAATGGCGAAAACTCGTCACTCTATCGAATACCTTCGTGAAGTAGCTCACCTACGTCCACGTACAAACGTAATCGGTGCAGTAGCGCGTGTTCGTAACTGCCTATCCCAAGCGATCCACCGCTTCTACCACGAGCAAGGTTACTTCTGGGTATCTGCCCCGCTGATCACTGCTTCTGATGCTGAAGGTGCAGGTGAAATGTTCCGCGTTTCTACGCTAGACATGGAAAACCTACCTCGCACAGAAAAAGGCGATGTTGACTACAACGAAGATTTCTTCGGTAAAGAGACATTCCTAACAGTATCTGGCCAACTAAACGGTGAAGCTTACGCTTGTGCACTAAGCAAAGTTTACACGTTCGGTCCTACGTTCCGTGCTGAAAACTCAAACACAAGCCGCCACCTAGCTGAGTTCTGGATGGTTGAACCTGAAGTTGCTTTCGCGGATCTAGAAGATATCGCTAAGCTATCTGAAGACATGCTTAAGTTTGTATTCAAAGCCGTACTAGAAGAGTGTCGTGACGACCTTGAGTTCTTCGCTCAACGTATCGACAAAGAAGCAATTACTCGTCTAGAGCAGTTTGTAACTTCTGACTTCGCACAAGTAGACTACACTGACGCAATCCAGATCCTTCTAGATTCAGGTCGTGAGTTCGAGTTCCCGGTTGAATGGGGTATCGATATGTCTTCTGAGCACGAGCGTTTCCTAGCTGAAGAACACTTCAAAGCGCCAGTAATCGTTAAGAACTACCCGAAAGACATCAAAGCATTCTACATGCGTGCGAACGATGACGGTAAGACGGTAGCGGCAATGGACGTACTAGCACCAGGCATCGGCGAAATCATCGGTGGTTCTCAACGTGAAGAGCGTTTAGACATCCTAGACGAGCGTATGCGCGAAGTAGGCATCGACCCTGAGCACATGAACTGGTACCGCGACCTGCGTAAATACGGCACAGTGCCTCACGCAGGTTTCGGCCTAGGCTTCGAGCGTCTAGTATCTTACGTAACAGGCATGGGCAACGTACGTGACGTTATCCCATTCCCACGTACTCCTCGCTCTGCAAACTTCTAA